The genomic DNA CACACCGGAGCGGGGGCCGGGTGGGGATGTCCGGGGGTGAGCCATGCCCGTCGCCGGGTCCCGTGGGTCCGCGCATGCCGCGTCCAGCCACGGGAGAAGCGAGGGGTGTCCCCCATGTCCAGCCGCCACCGCACCAACGTCACCGTCAGCGGGGCCGTCGTCGGCGCCCTGCTGCTGAGCGCCTGCGGCATCGCCGGGGCCGGACAGGCCTCGCTGCACGACCAGCTGCCGGAGGCGGTCCGCAAGGCCGGCGCGATCCGGGTCGGTGCCTCGTTCACCGCCGCGCCGGTGGTCTTCCGCACCCCCGACGGCAGGCCGGACGGCCTCGACCCCGACCTGGCCGCCGCCCTGGAGAAGGTGCTCGGCGTCCGCTTCGACTTCCAGGACGTCGGCCCGTTCGCCAACGTGCTGCCCGGCCTGCTGGGCGGCAAGTACGACATCGCGATGTCCGGCGTCACCGACACCCGCGAGCGCGAGCAGGGCGTGGACAAGGAGGGCAAGCAGGTCAACGAGGGCCTGGACTTCGTCGACTACTTCATGGCCGGCATCGGCATCGTGGTCCGCGAGGGCAACCCGGGCACCATCACCCGGATCGACGACCTGTGCGGCCACACCGTCGCGGTCAAGAAGGGCACCACTCACGACGACCTGGCCGGCCGCCAGGTCAAGGCCTGCGAGCACGGCTCGAAGCCGCTCAAGGTGATCCAGACCAACAGCGACAACGACGCCGTCGAGGCCGTGAAATCCGGCCAGGCCGACGCCTACGTCACCGACTTCCCCAAGGCCGCCTACAGCGCCCAGACCGTGGGCGGCGGCAAGGCCCTCGACATCGGCGGCAACCAGCTCCAGCCGCGCCCGTACGGGATCGCCGTGCGCAAGGGCGACCGCGACCTGCGCGACGTCCTGGTCAAGGCGATGAACCAGCTGGTGATGGACGGCACCTACGACCAGATCCTGGCCAAGCGGGCGCTCACCGCCGGCGCGATCCAGAACTCGGTCGTCAACGGCGCCATCTGATCGGCGCCCGCCGGCCGGGGCCGCCCCGCCCGTCCGGCGTGCCCGACGGGCGGGGCGGCGAGCTGCTTCGTAGGCTCGGAACATGTCCGATGCGCACGCGGCCCGCAGGGAACGGCTCAGGGAGTACTGCAGCGCCTCCGGGGTCGACGCGGCGCTGGTCACCCGCGCCGCCAACGTCCGCTACCTGACTGGCTGCCCGCCCTGCGGGGCGAGCCTGCTGGTCACCCGGGAGCGGGTGCTGCTGGCCGTCCCCGACGACCTGCCGCCCGACGACAGCGGCGAGCACCTGATCGCGGACGACGTCACCCGCCTGCCCGTCCCCGGTGAGCTCGACACCGCCGACGCGGTCGCCGAGCAGGCCGCCCGGCTGCGGGTGCGCGACCTGGCGGTCGAGGAGCACGACGTCACGGTGGCCCGGCACCGCTCGATCTCCGCGCTCGCCGAGGGCGTCCGGCTGACCGACCTGGACCGCGCGGTCGAACGGCTGCGGGTGGTCAAGGACGAGCACGAGATCGCCGACCTGCGGATCGCCGCCGAGATCGCCGACCAGGCGCTCGGCGAGCTGCTGGAGTCGATCCTGGTCGGCCGCACCGAGCGGCACCTGGCGATGGAGCTGGAGCGCCGGATGATCGACCACGGCGCCGACCGGGCCGCCTTCCCGGTCTCGGTCGGCACCGGCTCGCACAGCGGCCTGGAGCACCACCAGCCCACCGACCGGCGGGTCGAGGAGGGCGACTTCCTGACCGTGGTGCTCGGAGCCCAGTACCGCGGCTACGGCATCTCCACCGCCCGCACCTTCGTGATCGGCGCCGCCCCGGCGCCCTGGCAGGTCGAGCTGCACCGG from Kitasatospora terrestris includes the following:
- a CDS encoding ABC transporter substrate-binding protein produces the protein MSSRHRTNVTVSGAVVGALLLSACGIAGAGQASLHDQLPEAVRKAGAIRVGASFTAAPVVFRTPDGRPDGLDPDLAAALEKVLGVRFDFQDVGPFANVLPGLLGGKYDIAMSGVTDTREREQGVDKEGKQVNEGLDFVDYFMAGIGIVVREGNPGTITRIDDLCGHTVAVKKGTTHDDLAGRQVKACEHGSKPLKVIQTNSDNDAVEAVKSGQADAYVTDFPKAAYSAQTVGGGKALDIGGNQLQPRPYGIAVRKGDRDLRDVLVKAMNQLVMDGTYDQILAKRALTAGAIQNSVVNGAI
- a CDS encoding aminopeptidase P family protein, whose product is MSDAHAARRERLREYCSASGVDAALVTRAANVRYLTGCPPCGASLLVTRERVLLAVPDDLPPDDSGEHLIADDVTRLPVPGELDTADAVAEQAARLRVRDLAVEEHDVTVARHRSISALAEGVRLTDLDRAVERLRVVKDEHEIADLRIAAEIADQALGELLESILVGRTERHLAMELERRMIDHGADRAAFPVSVGTGSHSGLEHHQPTDRRVEEGDFLTVVLGAQYRGYGISTARTFVIGAAPAPWQVELHRLVFRAQRAGREALSPGVEQHVPDDAARSILQAAGHAERSVHPLGHGIGLEIREAPRLGPADMGKLDNRVPVTVGPGVHLPGRGGVRIEDTLVVRPLEEGGPELLTITTKELLAL